In Aquimarina spinulae, a single window of DNA contains:
- a CDS encoding RNA polymerase sigma factor has protein sequence MTQSSKSVCEQLVFTKLFETHAEDIRNFIYYKCGDKEQAEDVMQEAFIKLWDNCKKVIFERTKGFLCTVANNLFLNQVAHKKVRLEYAKIPRSTKNIESPDYVMEEKEFMDKLQNAISELSDGQREVFLLNRIDKKTYNEIAEMLDISVKAVEKRMHNALKQLRKLVKNI, from the coding sequence ATGACCCAATCCTCAAAATCTGTTTGTGAACAACTTGTATTCACCAAGCTATTCGAGACACATGCTGAGGATATAAGAAATTTTATTTACTACAAATGTGGGGATAAGGAACAAGCAGAAGATGTAATGCAAGAGGCATTTATAAAACTCTGGGATAACTGTAAAAAGGTAATCTTTGAGAGAACTAAAGGCTTTTTGTGTACCGTTGCTAATAACTTATTTTTAAATCAAGTTGCTCATAAGAAGGTAAGACTAGAATATGCGAAAATACCTCGTAGCACCAAAAATATCGAGTCTCCGGATTATGTAATGGAAGAAAAGGAATTCATGGATAAGCTTCAGAATGCCATTTCCGAACTTTCTGATGGCCAAAGAGAGGTTTTTCTACTGAATAGAATTGATAAAAAAACATATAATGAAATTGCCGAAATGCTAGACATTTCGGTAAAAGCAGTAGAAAAAAGAATGCATAATGCATTAAAACAATTAAGAAAATTGGTTAAAAATATATAA
- a CDS encoding 7TM domain-containing protein — translation MNSKTNLKIALTIISIIAIIAIGFKIKPILNNYDNFNPEKVYKVNYSFFFKSADKNISLKTYIPSSNSRQRISNENIKNDSTLSFVKKEEIGENIRAIWNTSERNTYHSVDYEFVFEGKDRNFRIPKAFNVASGKYRKYLKPTENIQSDNEVINELATQLRQNTKNDREVIKNIFEYVYAIPSAPIITLTDAVTTIEQNRASCNGKSRLFVALSRNLGYPARIKGGIIVENTDKRTSHAWVEVLINETWVPFDALNNHFGFLPANYLELYRGDKSLITHTAGIQFDYTYKMEQVHHISFLKMNSEEIHNLPGFSLWHLIDKNIIPTGALHLLLLLPIGGFLVAFLRNIVGLKTFGVFLPVLIAFSLLHTGFISGIAIFVGLIMFIGLISYPFDKLGLLYTPKVVISLTTMVSVILLATHFGVKNNIEWLTKLTFFPIIILTISAERFSRSTLEDGYLKAIDKLFQTLIATSISYLILSWSWLPSVLVLFPEIALLIIALSTLLGRYIGIRWVELFRFKPLLKAEK, via the coding sequence ATGAATTCGAAAACAAATCTTAAAATCGCATTAACTATAATTTCAATAATTGCCATAATCGCAATAGGGTTTAAAATAAAACCAATTCTCAATAATTATGACAATTTTAATCCTGAAAAAGTGTATAAAGTAAACTACAGCTTCTTTTTTAAATCAGCAGATAAAAACATTTCATTAAAAACATATATCCCCAGTAGCAACTCGAGACAAAGAATTTCTAATGAAAATATCAAAAATGACAGTACTCTGTCTTTTGTTAAGAAAGAAGAAATTGGCGAAAATATAAGAGCAATTTGGAACACCAGTGAGAGAAATACATATCATTCTGTAGATTATGAATTTGTTTTCGAAGGAAAAGATAGAAATTTTAGAATCCCAAAAGCCTTTAATGTTGCATCGGGCAAGTATAGAAAATATCTTAAACCTACAGAAAATATCCAATCTGATAATGAAGTTATTAATGAATTAGCAACTCAACTAAGACAAAACACTAAAAATGACAGAGAAGTAATCAAAAATATTTTTGAGTATGTATATGCTATTCCTTCGGCGCCAATCATTACACTCACAGATGCTGTAACTACAATCGAACAGAATAGAGCCTCTTGCAATGGAAAAAGTAGATTATTTGTAGCACTAAGTAGAAACTTGGGATATCCTGCAAGAATAAAAGGAGGGATTATTGTAGAAAATACAGATAAAAGAACGTCGCATGCCTGGGTAGAAGTATTGATTAATGAAACATGGGTTCCTTTTGATGCATTAAATAATCATTTTGGGTTTTTACCTGCCAATTACTTAGAGCTTTATCGAGGAGATAAATCTTTAATTACGCATACTGCGGGCATTCAGTTTGATTATACCTATAAGATGGAACAGGTACATCATATTTCTTTTTTAAAAATGAATTCTGAAGAAATTCATAATCTACCAGGTTTTTCTCTTTGGCATTTGATCGATAAAAATATAATACCAACAGGAGCTTTACATCTTTTATTATTACTGCCTATTGGGGGATTTTTGGTTGCTTTTTTAAGAAATATTGTTGGATTAAAAACTTTTGGAGTATTCCTACCTGTATTGATAGCCTTTTCTTTATTGCATACAGGTTTTATCTCTGGGATTGCAATTTTTGTGGGACTTATTATGTTTATTGGATTAATATCATATCCTTTTGATAAACTAGGATTGTTATACACTCCAAAAGTGGTGATCTCACTTACTACAATGGTATCTGTGATCCTTTTGGCAACACATTTTGGGGTTAAGAATAACATAGAGTGGCTTACCAAATTAACATTCTTCCCTATCATTATCCTTACCATTTCGGCAGAACGCTTCTCACGCTCTACTCTTGAAGATGGATATCTAAAAGCTATCGATAAATTGTTCCAAACATTAATAGCTACATCAATTTCTTATCTCATACTCTCCTGGTCATGGTTACCATCTGTTTTGGTTTTATTTCCAGAAATAGCTCTTTTAATAATAGCATTGTCCACATTATTAGGGAGATATATTGGGATACGATGGGTAGAATTATTTAGGTTCAAGCCTCTTTTGAAAGCAGAAAAATAA
- a CDS encoding FecR family protein, whose amino-acid sequence MLDEKENTYLAKWLNNDLSPEELEELKKLPEYDDYKKIVEGLTYFKAPSFDLQPSLAKTLGKIYRPKKAKVINLKPIVYTFTAAASIVLIIGLFFNTVSYTADPAQQLAVVLPDGSSVDLNAASTLTHRRFFWSQNRKITLDGEAYFKVASGTNFTVATKLGKIEVLGTQFNVKSRTTEFSVACYEGKVRVSTQDNQQKVLQKGNGVSLKNKKLIDETVTNQEPLWKKGESIFNSVPLIHVLDELERQYDITFSRDKINQNQLFTGGFNYNDLSIALESVLVPMGIEYVVNGTTVLLSAP is encoded by the coding sequence ATGCTCGACGAAAAGGAAAATACATATCTGGCAAAGTGGTTAAATAACGATCTTAGCCCCGAAGAATTGGAAGAGTTAAAAAAGCTTCCCGAATATGACGATTATAAAAAAATCGTAGAAGGGCTAACCTATTTTAAAGCCCCTTCTTTTGATCTACAACCCTCATTAGCAAAAACTTTAGGCAAAATTTATCGGCCCAAAAAGGCAAAGGTGATTAACCTAAAGCCAATCGTATATACTTTTACAGCAGCAGCCTCTATAGTATTAATTATTGGGCTTTTCTTTAATACGGTGAGTTATACAGCAGATCCCGCACAACAATTGGCTGTTGTTTTACCCGATGGAAGCTCTGTTGATCTTAATGCTGCATCAACGCTTACTCATCGACGCTTTTTCTGGTCTCAAAATCGAAAAATCACATTAGACGGAGAAGCGTATTTTAAAGTAGCTTCTGGTACTAATTTTACAGTGGCCACCAAATTAGGGAAAATCGAAGTTTTAGGAACTCAGTTTAATGTAAAGAGTAGAACTACCGAATTTAGTGTAGCTTGCTATGAAGGAAAAGTTCGAGTGTCGACACAAGATAACCAACAAAAGGTATTACAAAAAGGAAATGGTGTTTCGTTAAAAAACAAAAAACTTATAGATGAAACCGTAACAAATCAGGAACCCTTGTGGAAAAAAGGAGAGAGCATTTTTAATAGTGTTCCATTAATACATGTATTGGATGAATTAGAGAGACAATATGATATAACTTTTAGCCGTGATAAAATTAATCAGAATCAGTTGTTTACAGGTGGGTTTAATTATAATGATCTAAGTATTGCCCTAGAATCAGTACTAGTTCCTATGGGGATAGAATATGTAGTTAACGGAACTACTGTTTTACTATCGGCACCCTAG
- a CDS encoding SulP family inorganic anion transporter — MKGFFSNLKGDAFGGLTAGIVALPLALAFGVSSGLGPTAGLYGAIFISFFAAFFGGTNTQISGPTAPMTAVSMVVIAGIIAANDGSVEKALPAILTVFLLSGLMQIGLGAIGLGKYIRYIPYPVVSGFMTAIGVIILLTQILPSFGYYPKEDAEFVTQFKPEAEEVILENILKEEAAEDILVLEDFKETISRAEKITQNDILQESQTLAAKEASGALGAIKVLPRVMRNINWLELLLAIGTIIIIYGFKRITKAVPSTLVSLVVMSGIAYGFGLDYRPIEEIPSGLPIPKWEIFTGFSLASITPYIFTALTLALLGAIDSLLTSVVADNMTKTKHKPNKELIGQGIGNSIAALFGGIPGAGATIRTVVNINSGGKTKLSGMIAGLVLFIVMMGLAPVASKIPAAVLAGILITVGIGVMDYKGLKAIPSLPRDIKVGPIKLSSEVLVMLIVLVLSTFWNLVYAVGIGLVIASLMFMKKIGDLTAERSDVKPLKEEEAWKDEKGFPVKLKEEVFIKHLKGPLFFGSTSDFQQLAAQIPDTSSVVIMRLDRMQYMDQSGLYAMEEMIMDLQQKDIKVLFVGLLSQPRYMMERIDIIPDLVPSTCIFEDFDSCIAYLGNIVEDTVSSISFDED, encoded by the coding sequence ATGAAAGGATTTTTCAGTAACTTGAAAGGAGATGCCTTTGGCGGATTAACCGCAGGTATTGTTGCATTACCTTTGGCTTTGGCCTTTGGAGTGTCATCAGGATTAGGGCCAACAGCTGGATTGTATGGTGCTATTTTTATTAGTTTTTTTGCAGCTTTTTTTGGTGGTACAAACACACAAATTTCAGGTCCGACTGCTCCAATGACTGCGGTAAGTATGGTAGTTATCGCTGGAATTATTGCTGCCAATGATGGTAGTGTTGAAAAAGCCCTTCCGGCAATCTTAACAGTTTTTTTGTTGAGTGGATTGATGCAAATAGGATTAGGAGCTATTGGTTTAGGAAAATATATTAGATATATTCCATATCCTGTAGTCTCTGGATTTATGACAGCAATTGGTGTCATCATTCTGCTTACTCAGATATTACCATCATTTGGATATTATCCTAAAGAAGATGCAGAATTTGTAACTCAATTCAAACCAGAGGCAGAAGAAGTAATCCTCGAAAATATTCTTAAAGAAGAAGCTGCAGAAGATATTTTGGTACTCGAAGACTTTAAAGAAACCATCTCAAGAGCAGAAAAAATTACGCAGAATGATATTCTACAAGAATCTCAAACCCTGGCAGCAAAAGAAGCTTCAGGTGCTTTAGGAGCTATTAAAGTTCTTCCAAGAGTTATGAGAAACATCAATTGGTTAGAGCTATTGCTGGCTATTGGTACTATTATTATTATCTACGGTTTTAAACGTATTACCAAAGCAGTACCAAGCACTCTGGTTTCACTGGTAGTGATGTCTGGTATTGCTTATGGTTTTGGATTAGACTATAGACCGATAGAAGAAATTCCAAGCGGATTACCTATTCCTAAATGGGAAATATTTACCGGATTTAGTCTTGCTAGTATTACTCCCTATATTTTTACAGCACTTACATTGGCGCTATTAGGAGCGATAGATTCGTTATTGACTAGTGTAGTGGCAGATAATATGACCAAAACCAAACATAAACCTAATAAAGAATTAATAGGACAAGGAATAGGAAACAGTATTGCAGCATTGTTTGGAGGTATTCCTGGTGCTGGTGCCACTATTAGAACAGTGGTAAATATTAATTCTGGAGGTAAAACTAAATTGTCAGGAATGATTGCCGGGTTAGTATTGTTTATTGTGATGATGGGACTTGCCCCGGTAGCTTCAAAAATACCCGCAGCAGTACTTGCAGGAATATTGATTACTGTAGGGATTGGTGTAATGGATTATAAAGGATTAAAAGCAATACCAAGTTTACCAAGAGATATCAAAGTAGGACCGATTAAACTAAGTTCTGAAGTATTGGTTATGTTAATCGTGTTGGTACTATCTACCTTCTGGAATCTGGTTTATGCAGTTGGAATCGGATTGGTGATAGCATCGCTTATGTTTATGAAAAAAATTGGAGATCTTACCGCAGAGCGTTCTGATGTAAAACCACTTAAAGAAGAAGAAGCGTGGAAAGATGAAAAAGGCTTCCCTGTTAAATTAAAAGAGGAAGTTTTTATCAAACACCTTAAGGGACCATTATTCTTTGGTTCTACGAGTGATTTTCAGCAATTGGCCGCTCAGATCCCTGACACCTCTTCTGTTGTAATTATGCGTTTAGATCGTATGCAATATATGGATCAATCTGGTCTATATGCAATGGAAGAAATGATTATGGATTTACAGCAAAAGGACATCAAAGTTCTTTTTGTAGGATTACTGAGTCAACCAAGATATATGATGGAACGAATTGATATCATTCCAGATTTGGTTCCTTCAACCTGCATATTTGAAGATTTTGATTCCTGTATCGCCTATTTAGGAAATATCGTAGAAGATACAGTATCGAGCATTTCATTTGATGAAGATTAA
- a CDS encoding CvpA family protein translates to MNYIDIILGILLLWGLIKGFSKGLFSSLASLVALIVGIYIAVHFSHIVGGYFQQYVNWQEGAMKLVAFAITFIVVVILVSLAGKILTKIADYAALGILNKLLGGAFGVLKMAFIASVIIIFVDALNRNITIIEEETLNSSVLYTPVRKLAPMILPNILKNADKKEQEV, encoded by the coding sequence ATGAATTACATCGATATTATTTTAGGAATTCTTTTGTTATGGGGTTTAATAAAAGGATTTAGTAAAGGATTGTTTTCCTCATTAGCATCTCTTGTTGCTCTTATAGTGGGTATCTATATTGCTGTTCACTTCTCCCATATTGTTGGAGGATATTTTCAACAATATGTAAATTGGCAAGAAGGAGCTATGAAATTAGTAGCTTTTGCTATAACTTTTATTGTAGTAGTTATTCTTGTTTCTTTGGCTGGTAAGATTCTTACCAAAATAGCAGATTATGCTGCATTAGGTATTTTAAATAAGCTCTTAGGCGGTGCTTTTGGAGTGCTTAAAATGGCATTTATAGCTAGTGTTATTATTATTTTTGTCGATGCCTTAAATAGAAATATTACAATCATCGAAGAAGAAACGCTTAATTCTTCTGTATTATACACTCCTGTTCGCAAATTGGCGCCAATGATATTACCTAATATCCTGAAAAATGCTGACAAGAAAGAACAAGAGGTTTAA
- a CDS encoding sugar-transfer associated ATP-grasp domain-containing protein: MFSIIFNKKSTAASGVIGLNERNIKLIYPNNPKRHYPLADDKVLTKEILHQYNIPCAETYAVIEYNSDIKEAWKSCKHYPSVAIKPANGCGGGGIKILKKNKKDNWICNGEMITDREVFQHMASIIMGFFSLGSHDRVLIEECIEPHPFFHEIYPQGVPDFRIITLNKTPLMGMLRMPTDRSDGKANLHQNGVGIGIDMKGGRLLEVYDGKQYSNHHPDSTFLVNGTPIPYWKEILEISIATAKAFPLNYLGIDIVIDKNKGPQIMEINVRPGLGIQLVNKTGLKEVIKQAI, encoded by the coding sequence ATGTTCTCAATAATTTTCAATAAGAAATCGACCGCAGCATCTGGCGTAATTGGTTTGAATGAAAGAAACATAAAGCTTATTTATCCCAATAACCCGAAGAGGCATTATCCCTTAGCCGATGATAAAGTACTTACCAAAGAAATATTACATCAATACAATATCCCTTGTGCAGAAACCTATGCAGTAATCGAATATAATAGTGATATTAAAGAAGCATGGAAATCCTGCAAACATTATCCTTCTGTAGCAATAAAACCAGCAAATGGTTGTGGCGGTGGCGGTATTAAAATTCTTAAAAAGAATAAGAAAGATAATTGGATATGCAACGGTGAAATGATTACCGATCGAGAAGTATTTCAACATATGGCATCTATAATTATGGGATTCTTTTCGTTAGGTTCTCACGACAGGGTACTTATCGAAGAATGTATAGAGCCACATCCTTTTTTTCATGAGATATATCCACAGGGAGTACCCGACTTCAGAATCATAACACTTAATAAAACACCATTAATGGGAATGTTAAGAATGCCCACAGATAGGTCTGATGGTAAAGCGAATCTTCATCAAAATGGAGTAGGTATAGGTATCGACATGAAAGGAGGAAGATTATTAGAAGTATATGATGGCAAACAATATAGCAATCATCACCCGGATAGTACATTTTTGGTTAATGGTACCCCCATACCATACTGGAAAGAAATTTTGGAAATATCTATAGCAACGGCTAAGGCATTTCCACTAAACTATCTGGGGATTGATATTGTGATCGATAAAAATAAGGGTCCGCAAATTATGGAAATCAATGTTCGACCTGGCCTTGGGATTCAACTAGTAAATAAAACCGGATTAAAAGAAGTGATAAAACAGGCTATTTAA
- a CDS encoding TonB-dependent receptor → MKKTLLLLLLCTCSLQAQITKNYNEAPLQQVLNELSESYDLIFSFSNETVKNKIITLAINNTPLDEVLTTLKTLTHLNFKKISDRQVVVSSPGNKVEVCGYLFDETTNEPLSYASISIESTKTGTIANDDGFFQLGTIDQNASITIQYVGYKDKVMKASSFKASSCPRIPLFIQSTSLAEVLIVEYITTGIDKNIDGSFRISNEEIGILPGQSEPDIFQSIQLIPGINSPDETATGIQIRGGSPDQNLVLWDDIKMYNTGHFFGMFSAFNPNVVKSAKIFKGGADPKYGDRVSGVIDISSDKKVPKKFNGGAGVNGTHADVFMKVPVAKPVGLVLSARRSYTDIFETPTYNALSEKVFQNTKIVENPNQTPVTGEEEDDDEEEREEAIAENNFFFYDASAKLIIDASENDKILASTIYTNNDLAFEINDEEDLITDDLEIQNKGASLSWEGTKLVHFHHSLKAYYSKYDSDYLFTERQELQIERQSVRKNTVEDVGLDFNITYDLNTKNSLMLGYQFSNSEVSYAITREAEFETPINESDRVKNNANTIYASYKFLPKNKSFINLGIRTSHYSIIDQFYIEPRVNIEYPITNLLRIKATGELRYQPISQLIEFEDTQLRLENNLWIHANQEVPVLKSTQFSTGLLFSKKGWNFEVDGYYKNIDGLTSVTNGFNTINSDLSTGESIIYGIDVLLKKKFENFRTWIGYTFNDIKYTFPEIQEISFSGNNDITHNFRISNTYEINDWEFSLGWLWRSGTPFTNADLVNDEIEYGAANAKRLPEYHRLDISAIYRFDFNKTSNWRGQIGVSIQNVYNRQVPISISYRVDDNATTGEIELDRLQQESLGITPNVVLRIYF, encoded by the coding sequence ATGAAAAAAACTCTGCTACTCTTACTTTTATGCACCTGTTCTTTACAAGCACAAATCACCAAAAACTACAATGAGGCACCTTTACAACAGGTACTTAACGAGTTATCAGAATCGTATGATCTCATTTTTTCATTCAGTAATGAAACCGTAAAAAACAAGATCATTACATTGGCTATTAACAATACTCCGCTGGACGAGGTTTTGACTACTTTAAAAACACTAACTCATCTTAATTTTAAAAAAATATCAGATAGGCAGGTGGTTGTTAGTTCTCCCGGCAATAAAGTTGAAGTTTGTGGATATCTCTTCGACGAAACTACCAACGAACCTCTCTCCTATGCCTCTATAAGTATTGAAAGTACAAAAACAGGTACAATTGCTAATGATGATGGTTTTTTTCAGTTAGGAACTATCGACCAGAACGCATCGATCACCATACAGTATGTTGGTTATAAAGACAAAGTGATGAAAGCTTCTTCTTTTAAAGCTTCAAGTTGTCCCAGAATTCCACTTTTTATCCAAAGTACCTCTTTGGCAGAAGTGCTTATTGTAGAATACATTACTACCGGAATTGACAAAAACATTGACGGCTCATTTAGAATTTCGAATGAAGAAATTGGCATTCTTCCTGGTCAAAGCGAACCTGATATTTTTCAAAGTATCCAACTTATTCCCGGAATAAACAGTCCCGACGAAACCGCAACAGGAATACAAATTCGAGGAGGGTCACCAGATCAGAATCTGGTACTTTGGGATGATATAAAAATGTATAACACTGGTCATTTCTTCGGAATGTTTTCTGCTTTTAATCCTAATGTAGTTAAAAGTGCCAAAATCTTTAAAGGAGGTGCAGATCCAAAATATGGTGATAGAGTATCGGGCGTTATTGATATTTCTAGTGATAAAAAAGTGCCGAAAAAATTTAATGGTGGTGCAGGAGTCAATGGTACTCATGCAGATGTTTTTATGAAAGTTCCTGTGGCAAAACCTGTAGGTTTGGTACTTTCTGCTAGACGATCTTATACCGATATTTTTGAAACTCCAACCTATAATGCGCTTTCTGAAAAAGTATTTCAGAATACAAAAATAGTTGAGAACCCCAATCAAACACCTGTTACAGGTGAAGAAGAGGATGACGATGAAGAAGAACGGGAAGAAGCAATTGCCGAAAATAATTTTTTCTTTTATGATGCCAGTGCCAAACTAATTATTGACGCTTCAGAAAATGACAAAATTCTAGCGAGTACCATTTATACCAACAATGATCTTGCTTTCGAAATTAACGATGAAGAAGATTTGATTACCGATGATCTTGAAATTCAAAATAAAGGAGCTAGTCTTTCCTGGGAAGGTACTAAACTAGTGCATTTTCATCATAGTTTAAAAGCATATTATTCTAAGTATGATTCTGATTACTTGTTTACCGAAAGGCAAGAATTACAAATAGAAAGACAATCGGTTAGAAAGAATACCGTAGAAGATGTTGGATTAGATTTTAATATCACATATGATCTTAACACCAAAAACTCACTCATGCTGGGATACCAATTTTCTAATAGTGAAGTGTCTTATGCAATCACAAGAGAAGCTGAATTTGAAACACCGATAAACGAGTCAGACAGAGTAAAAAACAATGCAAATACTATATATGCAAGCTATAAGTTTTTACCAAAAAACAAGAGTTTTATCAATCTTGGAATAAGAACATCCCATTATTCAATAATCGATCAATTCTATATTGAGCCCAGAGTAAATATTGAGTATCCTATTACTAATCTTTTAAGAATAAAAGCAACGGGAGAACTTAGATATCAACCAATAAGTCAATTAATCGAGTTTGAAGACACCCAGCTTCGCCTGGAAAATAATTTATGGATACATGCCAATCAAGAAGTTCCTGTATTAAAAAGTACTCAGTTTTCTACAGGGCTATTATTTTCTAAAAAAGGTTGGAATTTTGAGGTTGATGGTTATTATAAAAATATTGATGGTCTAACATCGGTCACCAACGGATTTAATACTATTAATAGTGATTTATCTACAGGAGAAAGTATAATTTATGGAATCGATGTATTACTAAAAAAGAAGTTCGAAAATTTTCGAACCTGGATAGGATATACTTTTAACGATATCAAATATACTTTTCCTGAAATACAGGAAATCTCTTTTTCTGGGAATAACGACATCACTCATAATTTTAGAATTTCTAATACATATGAAATCAATGATTGGGAATTTTCTTTGGGTTGGTTATGGCGATCTGGAACTCCTTTTACCAATGCTGATCTTGTAAACGATGAGATTGAATATGGAGCTGCCAATGCAAAGCGTTTACCAGAATATCATAGGTTAGACATCTCTGCCATTTATCGATTTGATTTCAACAAAACTAGTAACTGGAGAGGGCAAATAGGAGTTTCAATACAAAATGTATATAATAGACAAGTGCCTATCTCTATAAGTTATAGGGTAGATGATAATGCAACTACCGGAGAAATAGAATTAGATAGATTGCAGCAAGAATCCTTAGGAATTACTCCTAATGTAGTTTTAAGAATCTATTTTTAA
- a CDS encoding helix-turn-helix domain-containing protein — translation MPTIYNGKTTGIALKYVIEGKEHYKTNINRLNVHKGQFIILRENIDYEVYSKNINTQGFCLDINPELLDVEISDFLKNDLLFNQPFSGILSTSLGKSLYNFTNTTTTAKFAQKPIEVITKFKDDLLCFQNDLTMLGNALQNITKRVNTQKLLVSKLFEAREYIHLYYAHKISLSTLAGISGISKYHFARVFKICFKMTPLQMQEQLRMEKARELLHSGKISLTSIAYQLGYTDLASFSKRFKKYYKISPSQYEVI, via the coding sequence ATGCCAACAATTTACAATGGTAAAACAACAGGTATTGCTTTAAAATATGTGATAGAAGGAAAAGAACATTATAAAACGAATATAAATCGATTAAATGTGCATAAGGGTCAATTTATTATCCTGAGAGAAAATATTGACTACGAAGTGTATTCTAAAAATATAAATACCCAAGGTTTCTGTCTAGATATTAATCCAGAATTATTAGATGTAGAGATATCAGATTTTTTGAAAAATGATTTATTATTTAATCAACCATTTTCAGGAATTTTATCTACCTCATTAGGTAAATCTTTATACAATTTTACTAACACTACTACAACGGCTAAATTTGCTCAAAAACCTATAGAGGTTATTACTAAGTTTAAAGACGATTTACTCTGCTTTCAAAATGATCTGACCATGCTCGGAAATGCTTTGCAAAACATAACCAAAAGAGTTAATACACAAAAACTTCTGGTTTCAAAACTTTTTGAAGCAAGAGAATATATTCATTTATATTATGCACATAAAATTTCGTTAAGTACTCTTGCAGGTATATCAGGCATCTCTAAGTATCATTTTGCCAGAGTTTTTAAAATTTGTTTTAAAATGACTCCGTTACAAATGCAGGAACAGTTGCGAATGGAAAAAGCCAGAGAACTATTACATAGTGGTAAGATTTCTTTAACCTCGATAGCGTATCAATTAGGGTATACAGATTTAGCTTCGTTTTCTAAAAGGTTTAAAAAATATTACAAAATATCGCCTTCACAATATGAAGTGATTTAA